The segment GAACTACCGCTGACCCGTCGAGGCTCGTGTCCGAATACCGCCAGCCCGAGGCTCGGCGGGCCCCGCACACTGGACGTGGAAGACCCGTGCGGGGAGAGGAACCAGCCATGACCGTGTACGCGTACGTCGACGGCCCCCTGGGCGAGATGCTGCTTGTCGGGCAGCTCGCCGAAGGGGGCCGTGCCGTGCTGCGCTCGCTGTCCCTGCCGGGGCAGAAGGGCGCCGTCGAGGTCGAGGACGGGTGGACGCTCGCACCCGAGGCCTTCGCGGACGTCGCCGAGCAGCTCGGCGAGTACTTCGACGGGCGAAGGGACCGGTTCGACCTGCCGCTCGACAGCGACGCCGGGACCGAGTTCCAGCG is part of the Streptomyces sp. NBC_00250 genome and harbors:
- a CDS encoding methylated-DNA--[protein]-cysteine S-methyltransferase → MTVYAYVDGPLGEMLLVGQLAEGGRAVLRSLSLPGQKGAVEVEDGWTLAPEAFADVAEQLGEYFDGRRDRFDLPLDSDAGTEFQRRVWRALEEIPYGTTVSYGEIARQIGSSGAGVRAVGTAIGRNPLLVVRPCHRVIGADGSLRGYAAGLERKERLLGLEGAPV